The Ornithinimicrobium sufpigmenti genome includes the window GGTCGTCGGCGACCGGTCCGTGGAGGTGACGGTCGGTGCGGACGGCAGCGTGGTCGGCACCGAGGACGACGACCTGGACGACGACGACCGCGCCGGGGTGGACGCCGCGACCATCACGCTGAGCGAGGCGATCGAGCAGGCCGTCGGCGAGGTGGGTGGCCACCTGGACGAGGCCGAGCTGGACGAGGACGACGGGAGCCACTTCTGGGACGTCAGCCTGGACGGCACGGACCGCGGCGACGACATCGAGGTCACGGTCTCGGTGACCGGCGAGGTGCTGGAGATCGAGAACTGATCTGCACTCCCGCTCCTGGACGGGCAGGAGTGACCCCTGTGAACAATGGGAAGAATGCGTGTCGCTGTGACCAACGTCACGCGTGTTGCAGTTGATTTAGGGCCTCAGAACGTCGGTTTCGCAGGCCAGGGGCTTGCGCCGAGCCCGGGAGCCGGGCTAGGTTCACTGACGCCCGAGCCCCTCGCCACGGTCGTCCCAGAGGGCTCAGGTGTGAACAACTGCAACGGCGATGAGCGCTGTCCCGCGAGCACCGCCGGTCCTGTCCCGCCTTACCACGATGGATGTCCCTATGGTCTCGCGTTGCCCTGCACCGTCCCGCCGCCTGCCCCGCGCAGCCTCCCTCGGGGTCGCCGCCGCGGCGATGGCTGCCCCGCTGGGCGTGCTCCCCGCGCAGGCCGCGCCCGCGCCCCAGCTGCCGATGACACCCCTGCCGACCACGCCGCTGGGCACGACGCCGCAGCCGGCAACCCCCTTGCCGGCCACCCCCGGCGACACGCCGGAGACGCCTGAGGCGCCGGACACCCCGCAGTCCCCCGAGACGCCGGACGCCCCGGCCAGCACGGTCACCCGCACGGTCACGACCGGGGCGAACGTGCGTTCCGGCCCGGGCACCCAGCACCGCGTCGTCGGCGGCCTCGCGGCCGGGGCGCGGGTGACGGGCAAGTACACCGGCAACGGCTGGTTCGACCTGGGCAACAACCGGTTCGTCTTCGCCGACCTGCTCTCCGGCTCGGCGCCCGCACCGACCCCGCCGCCGGCACCGGCACCGCCCCCGGGTGACACCGTGACCCGGACGGTGACGGTCGCCTCGAACGTCCGCTCCGGCCCGGGTACGAGCCACAGCATCGTCGGCGGTCTGGCCGCCGGTGCCCAGGTGACGGGCAAGTACACCAGCAACGGCTGGTTCGACATGGGGAACAGTCGCTTCGTGCTGGGCAGCCTCCTCTCCGGTTCCACGCCCGCGCCGACCCCTCCTGCCCCCAACCCGCCGCCCGGCGACACGGTGACCCGCACCGTCACCGTCGGTGCCAACGTGCGCTCCGGGCCGGGCACCCAGCACCGCGTCGTCGGCGGTCTGGCTGCCGGTGCCCAGGTGACGGGCACGTACACCAGCAACAACTGGTTCGACATGGGCAACGGCAAGTTCGTCTTCGGCGAGCTGCTCTCCGGCTCGGCACCGAACCCCCCGGCACCCCCGGCCCCCACCCCGCCGGCTCCGCCCGCGCCGCCGGCCCCGAGCCCGCCCCCCGGTGACACGGTGACCCGCACGGTGACCACCGGCGCGAACGTGCGCTCCGGTCCCGGCACGAACTACAGCATCGTGGGCGGTCTGACCGCAGGCACCCAGGTGACCGGCAAGTACACCAGCAACAACTGGTTCGACCTGGGCAACAACCGGTTCGTGTTCGGCGAGCTGCTCTCCGGCGGCTCGACGCCGCCGGCACCGCCCGCCCCGCCCGCGCCGCCGGCCCCGCCGGGAGCCGTCACCGGTGCGGCGGTGCTGGAGGAGGCCGCCAAGTACGCCGGCATCATGTACGTCTGGGGCGGCGCCACCCCCGCCGGCTTCGACTGCTCCGGCTACACCCAGTACGTCTTCGGCCAGCTCGGCATCAGCCTGCCGCGCACCGCGGCCCAGCAGCAGGCGTTCGCGACGACGACCACCGACCCGCGCCCGGGCGACCTGGTCTTCTTCGGCGCCCCCGCCTACCACGTGGGCATCTACGCCGGCGACAACATGCTGTGGGACTCCGGCCGCCCGGGTCTGCCGGTGCAGAAGCGCGCAATCTGGCCCTCCGGCGACGTCACCTTCGGCAAGGTGCCCGGCGTCAGCAACTAAGACCCTCCTCGCCGCACCCAGCGACGCCCCGACCGCCCCGGCGATCGGGGCGTCGCTGTCTCCCCAGAGCCACGCTCCGGGCCACAGGGAGGGCACACGCCGGACCTGAGACCATCTATCCATGCCCGAAGGCCACACTCTGCACCGTCTCGCCCACTCCCTCGACGACGCCTTCGGAGGCACCCAGCCGCAGGTGAGCAGCCCCCAGGGCAGGTTCGCCGAGGGCGCAGCCCTGCTGGACGGTCAGCTGGTCGAGCGCTCCTGGGCGCACGGCAAGCTGCTCTTCGTCGACTTCGCCCGGGGGCGCACCCTCTACGTCCACCTCGGGCTCATCGGCAAGTGGTTCGTCCTGCCCGTCGACCCGCCCGGCAGTGAGCCGCCGGCGACCGGCGCCGTCCGGCTGCGCGTCCTCGGCGAGCGGCACGTCGCCGACCTGCGGGGGCCGATGGCCTGCCAGGTCCTGGACGAGGAGGCGGTCGACGCGCTCGTCGACCGGCAGGGACCGGACCCCCTGCAGCCGGTGGGGGAGAGCAACGACCCGGACGCGGCATACCGCAAGATCAGCCGCTCGGGCAAGAGCCTGGCCGAGCTGCTGATGGACCAGACCGTGCTGGCCGGGGTGGGCAACATCTACCGCTGCGAGGTGCTGTGGCGCCACCGGCTGCACCCGCTCAAGCCGGGACGCTCGCTCAAGCGTGCCTCCTGGCAGCTGATCTGGGACGACCTGGTCATGCTGATGCCGTGGGGCGTGCGCACGGGCGCGATCATCACCCTCGACGACGTGCTCGAGGACACCGCGGCCGCCTGGGACCGCGGGGAACGCCCGCAGGTGCCTCGGGAGTTCGCGGTCTACAAGCGGGACGGTATGCCGTGCCTGCGCTGCGGGTCGGTGGTGCGGCACAAGGTCGTCGCCGGCCGCAACCTGTTCTGGTGCGGCGGCTGCCAGCGCCGCACCTGACCGCTCCCGGGCCATGGCAGGCGGGCCATCCCTGGCAGGCTGTCCGCATGACGCTCGAGACCTTCCCGACCGACTGGCAGCGTGCGCTGTGCATCGTGGCCCACCCCGACGACCTGGAGTACGGCACCGCCGCGGCGGTGGCCGGGTGGACCGACGCCGGCAAGCAGGTGACCTACCTGCTGGTCACCCGCGGCGAGGCCGGCATCGCGACCATGGAGCCGGCCCGGGCAGCGCCGCTGCGCGAGCAGGAGGAGCGGGACGGTGCCCGCGAGGTCGGGGTCGAGGAGGTGCTCTTCCTGGAGGGCTTCGCCGACGGGGTGATCGAGGCCGACCTGGACCTGCGCCGAGCCCTCGCGCGGGAGATCAGGCGGGCACGTCCCGAGCTGGTCACGACGTTGACGCACGCAGAGACCTTCGCCGGCGGCAGCCTCAACCAGGCCGACCACCGTGCCGTCGGGCTGGCCGCCATCGACGCGGTCGCGGCGGCCGGCAACCGGTGGATCTTCCCCGAGCTGGTCAGCGACGGCGACGAGCCCTGGGACGGCGTCCGGTGGGTCGCCGTCTCGGCCGCCTCCGACCCGACGCACGAGGTCGACGTCACCGAGCACTTCGACCGCGCGGTCGCCTCGCTCGAGGCGCACCGGGAGTACCTGGCGGCGCTCGGTCCGGACTACCCGGCGCCGCGCGACCTCCTCGGCGAGATCCTGGCGCACCCGGAGCACGAGGGCCGCTACCGTTGGACCGCCCGGGTGCACGCGCGCTGACCGGTCCCCTCCGGCCGCGACCCAATCTCTCCGGCCGCGGTGTAGGCGCGATGAGGCCGCGATTAGGGGCAGGGGCGTGGGCGCTGATAATCTGGCGGGTGCCGTCTGAACGGCCGCGGATCCAGAGTGCCCCGGTGAACATGCCCGGGTTGCGCCGCGCAACGACAAGAAGGAGTCGCCCATGGCGAACGAGACTGCCGCGAAGCAGGACATCATCAAGGAGTACGCCACGACCGAGGGCGACACCGGCAGCCCGGAGGTGCAGGTCGCGCTCCTGACCCACCGGATCAAGGAGCTCACCGAGCACTCGCGTGAGCACAAGCACGACCACCACAGCCGCCGCGGGCTGCTGCTGCTGGTCGGCAAGCGCAAGCGTCTCCTCCGTTACCTGGAGCAGACCGACATCGAGCGCTACCGGTCGCTGATCAAGCGCCTCGGCCTGCGCCGCTGAGCTTCGCAGGGGAGCGGTTCCCGATCCGGGAACCGCTCTTTTGCGTATGACGTGCGCACCAGCGCGCGTCGGGGCCTGCCGCGACGGCACGCCCCAGCAGTTGGGAACAGCCGGGCACAACGACGATGCCCGGTGTTTGCGAGAGAACAGAAAAGGAGGGCCCATGGAGGGTCCAGAGATCACCTTCGCCGAAGCCACCATCGACAACGGCAGCTTCGGCACCCGCACCGTCCGCTTCGAGACCGGGCGTCTGGCCCGGCAGGCCGGCGGAAGCGTCACCGCATACCTCGACGACGACACGATGCTGCTGTCCACCACCACGGCCAGCAAGCACCCCAAGGACCACTTCGACTTCTTCCCGCTCACCGTGGACGTCGAGGAGCGCATGTACTCCCTCGGCCGCATCCCGGGCAGCTTCTTCCGCCGGGAGGGCCGCCCGTCCACCGAGGCGATCCTCACCTGCCGCCTGATCGACCGCCCGCTGCGCCCCACCTTCGCCAAGGGCCTGCGCAACGAGGTTCAGGTCGTCATCACGGTCCTGTCGCTCAACCCCGAGCACCAGTACGACGTGCTCGCCATCAACGCCGCCTCGGCCTCCACCCAGATCTCCGGCCTGCCCTTCAGCGGCCCGATCGGTGCGACCCGGGTCTCGCTCATCGACGGCCAGTGGGTCGCCTTCCCCAACTTCTCCGACGCCGCGCGCTCGACCTTCGACATGGTCGTGGCCGGGCGGGTCGTGGGCGATGACGTCGCGATCATGATGGTCGAGGCCGAGTCCACGGAGGCGACCTGGGACCTGGTGAAGAACGAGGGCAAGCAGGCCCCGACCGAGGAGGTCGTGGCCCAGGGTCTGGAGGAGTCAAAGAAGTTCATCAAGGTCCTCTGCGACGCCCAGGCCCAGCTGGCCGCCGAGGCGGCCAAGGAGGTCCAGCAGTTCCCCCGCTTCCTCGACTACGAGGACGACGCCTACGCCGCCGTCGAGGAGGCCACCTCGGCCGACCTCGCCGAGGCCCTGCAGATCGGCGGGAAGCAGGAGCGGGAGACCCGCATCGACGAGATCAAGATCGCGATGAAGGGCAAGCTGCTCGGGCTGCAGATGCCCCAGGACGGCGACGCCGCTCCGTCGTCCGTCACCGAGGACGCACCGTTCGCCGGTCGCGACAAGGAGATCGACGCGGCCTACCGCGCCGTGCAGAAGAAGCTCATCCGTGAGCGCATCCTGCGCGACCAGGTCCGCATCGACGGCCGTGGCCTGAAGGACATCCGCGCGCTCTCGGCCGAGGTCGAGGTCCTGCCGCGCGCCCACGGCTCGGCGATCTTCGAGCGGGGTGAGACCCAGATCATGGGTGTCACCACGCTGAACATGCTGCGTATGGAGCAGCAGCTGGACACCCTCTCGCCGGTGACCCGCAAGCGGTACATGCACAACTACAACTTCCCGCCCTACAGCACCGGTGAGACCGGGCGCGTGGGCTCCCCGAAGCGTCGAGAGATCGGTCACGGAGCGCTCGCCGAGCGTGCCCTCATGCCGGTGCTGCCGACGCGCGAGGAGTTCCCCTACGCGATCCGGCAGGTCTCCGAGGCGCTGAGCTCCAACGGCTCGACCTCGATGGGCTCGGTCTGCGCGTCCACGATGTCGCTGCTCAACGCGGGTGTGCCGCTGCGCGCGCCGGTGGCGGGCATCGCGATGGGTCTGGTCTCGGCCGAGGTCGACGGCAAGACCCAGTACGCCGCGCTGACCGACATCCTTGGTGCCGAGGACGCCTTCGGTGACATGGACTTCAAGGTCGCCGGTACCCGGGAGTTCGTCACCGCGATCCAGCTGGACACCAAGCTCGACGGCATCCCTGCCGAGGTGCTGGGCGGTGCGCTGACCCAGGCCCGCGACGCGCGCCTGCACATCCTGGACGTGATGAACGAGGCCATCGACGCCCCGGACGAGATGAGCCCCTACGCCCCGCGCGTCATCTCGGTGAAGGTGCCGGTCGACAAGATCGGCGAGGTCATCGGCCCCAAGGGCAAGATGATCAACCAGATCCAGGAGGACACCGGCGCCGACATCTCGATCGAGGACGACGGCACGGTCTACATCGGTGCCACCGACGGTCCTTCCGCCGAGGCGGCCCGGGCGGCGGTCAACGCGATCGCGAACCCGCAGATGCCGGAGATCGGCGAGCGCTTCCTGGGCACCGTGGTCAAGACCACGACGTTCGGCGCGTTCATCTCCCTGCTCCCGGGCAAGGACGGCCTGCTGCACATCTCCGAGATCCGCAAGCTCGTCGGCGGCCGTCGCATCGACGCTGTCGAGGACGTGATGTCCGTGGGCCAGAAGGTCCAGGTCGAGCTCAAGGAGATCGACCCGCGCGGCAAGCTCTCGCTGGCTGCGGTCGTCGAGGGCGACGGGACCAGCGATGGGAATGGCGACGGGAACGGCAACGGTGGCACCCAGGGTGACGCCGGCCAGACCGAGGCCGCCGTCGAGTCGGACGCCCCGCAGACCCAGGCGGTCGAGGGCCACCTGCCCCCAGCTCCCGAGGACGTGCAGGATGACGCCCAGGGTGACGCGCAGGTTGACGAGGACTCAGCGGACTCGGCGGACTCCTCGGAGTCGGCCGAGAACGGCTCCGGGTCCGAGGAGGGCCAGGGCGGCGACCGCCCCCGCCGTCAGCGTCGGCGTCGCGGCGGCCGTGGCCGCGGCGGCAACGGCGGCGGCGAGGACCAGAACGAGGGCGGCTCCGACCAGGAGTGACCCCTGCGTCACGGGTGCTACGCACCCGTGACGACCCGCAGGTATGACGAGGGCCCGGACGCAGGTGCGTCCGGGCCCTCGTGCTGCGGAGGTGATCGAGTGTTGCGCTGTGCTCGCGGGCGAAGGGGGTCCGGTCGCTTCGGTCACCGAGTGCTGCGGCTGTGCACGCCTCGACCCCCGTGCCGTGCGCATATCCACGGCACTGGACGAAAAGATGGCGGGAGAGACGCGAGGGCGGACCCGATCACCGGGTCCGCCCTCGCGAGGTCGGTCTGCTCAGGCGGCCGCTGCTGCGGTGGCTCGCCGGGGAGCTGGGCCCCCCGAGACGTCCCAGCGCATCTCCATACGGGTGCGGCCGTCGGCGTCGGTCACGGGGACCCACGCCAGGACGACGCGACGTCGCGCCTTGGGTAGCTGACGAACCGTGGTCATGGTGTCCTCCTCCGGAGTCGTGGTCGGCGTCTGCGGACCAGTCGTTCATCGTGTGTTTACCTACTCTAGCCCAAAGGTGAACAAAAGGTAAACGGTTGCCGTCCAACCGGTGCGGCCACACCTCTGATCAGGGCGTGGGTCGTGTCCCTGTGACTGCTGGGACTGAGACGATGAACGTCCGATGAACAACGGTTACTTCGGGGGGGCCAGCGACGTGGTCAGCCAGCGGACGCCCTGTTCCACGGGGCCGGGGCGGCGGAGCACGGCGAAGACCACGCCGATCGCCAGGGCCAGGGTCACGTGCAGGGCCAGAGCACTGTCGGAGCCGCGGGCCAGTGCCCTGCCTGGCTCGCCCGCCGGGCTGCCGAGGACGACGACGTGCAAGGAGTAGAGGGTCAGGGTCATGGCCCCCGCGCCGGCGAGCAGAGACCAGGGCAGCCGTGGGAGCAGGCGGACCGCCCACCAGCACAGACCGAGCACCAGCAGCGCGCACCCGGTCGTGTGCGCGAGGTCGGTGATGCTCCCGCTGTGCGGTACCCATACCCCGAGCCACCAGGGCGAACCCTCGGGGTGCACCCCGTAGAAGCCGCGGCGCAGGTCCACCGCCAGGGTCTCCCAGCTCCCGGACCCTGACGTCTCGACGAGAACCTGACGCACCTGCTCGGAGCCCGTGATCAGACGGGAGGCCGCCAGGGGCAGCGCAGCCAGCGTGAGGCCGAGCAGAGTCAGCAGGGCGCCCCGTCGCGCAGGGACGCGAGCGTCGGACAGTGCGGTTCCGCCCGGCGCCAGCAGGCGGCCGACGGCCAGGCCGGCGAAGAGATAGGTGGCCCAGGTCAGCACCGGATAGTAGCCAGTGACCACGAGCTCGCTGAGCAGCCGGACCGGGTCGCGGAGGCTGACCAGGGACGGGATCTGGTAGGTGGTCGGCGGCAGGGCCGGACGGATCAGCATGCTCACCAGCGGGCTCAGCAGCCCCCAGCCCACAGCCAGTGCCGCCAACGCCGGCGCCCGCCAGGTCAGCACCGGCAGGGCGCAGCAGAACAGCACGGCGTAGTAGACCAGGATCACCGCGATGCCGGAGTCGAGCAGCCCGAGGAGGAGACCGATCGTGCCCACTGCGGCTGCCCGGACGAGCAGCCGTCGGCGGTGCGACGCGGGGCCGCTCCTGCCGCCTGCGGACGTCGGCCCTCCGCTGCTGCCCGCCGACGTGGAAGGCCCCCTGCGCGCGGACGTGGAAGGCGTGCGGCCGCTGGCGGTGCTCCTGCCGGCGGCGTGCAGGTCACGGGTGACGATCGCCAGGCTCACCCCGGCGAGCAGGGCGAACAACGCCGAGGAGCGACCCGCGACGACCTGGAACAGCCCGTCCACGCCGCCCGGTGCGTCGGCGCGCAGCGGTAGGACGAGGTGGGAGGCGAACATCCCCAGCAGCGCCACCAGCCGCGCCAGGTCGACGCTCAGCAGGCGTCCTGCGCGGGGCGCGGCGACGGCGTGTCCTGGGGGTGAGCCCGGACCTGCACCGCCCCTCCGTCCGTCCGGGCCTGCGCCCCTGCGCTGTCCGTCCGGCCCCGCGCCGGCCCCCGCCACGGCCTAGCCTCCCCAGAGCCGCAGCAGCGCGGCGGTGGCGGCGGCAGCGGCCACGACCACGAGGAACGGGGCGCGCAGCAGCAGCAGGACCAGGGCGACCCCGATCCCGGCGGCGCGGGCGTCCAGGACGGGCAACCCGTCGCCGTCCAGGAAACCCTGGGTGATGACCAGGGCGCTGAGCAGGGCGACCGTGAGCAGAGGGACCACACGGTCCACCCACGGGATCTGCAGGACCCGCTCGGGCACGAGGTAACCGGCCAGCTTGACCAGCCAGGCCAGCAGGCAGGCGGCGATGACCGCGATCCACAGGGTCACGAGCGGTCCTCCTGCCGGGTCGCCTCGTGGGCGAGGATCGCCTCGGCGTCCCGCGTGACGGGGGCGGGGTCGCGCTCAGGACCCGCGCGTCGGGGCAGTCCGAGGGCCAGCGCCGCGGTGGCGCCGATGAGGACCTCCACCCCGGTCGGCACGAACGGCGCCGAGACGAGAGTGAGCACCATGGCCAAAGCTGCTGTGCCGATCGGGCCGCGGCCCTTCAGCCGCGGCCAGACGAGGGCCACGAACGCGGCGGCGGCAGCCGCGTCCAGCCCCCAGGCCCGCGGGTCACCCATGGCCTCACCGGCCAGAGCCCCGGCGAGGGTCATGCTGTTCCACACCACGAAGAGCACCACGCCGGTGGTGTAGAACCCGATCCGGGTCGAGCGCTGGTCCGGTTGCGCGACGGCGACGGCGGTGGACTCGTCGATGGTCAGGTGGGCCGTGAGCGGTCGCAGGACGGGTGAGGGTGCCAGTCGGCGGGAGAGCTCCAGGCCGTAGAAGCCGTTGCGCAGTCCCAGCAGGGTCGAGGTGGCGACCGCCGCCACCGGGTTGCCGCCCGCGCCGATCACGCCGTAGAAGGCGAACTGGGAGCCGCCGGAGAAGAGCAGCACCGAGGTGAGCACCGTCTGCCAGACGGTCAGTCCGGCCGCCACCCCGAGTGCCCCCGCGCTCACGCCATACAGGCCGACGAGGCCGACCGCCACCCCCTGCCGGGCGGCCGGCGTGCGCCACCACGTCATACCTCGGCCACCAGGCGCACCTCCCGCGTCGTGCGGCCGTCCTCCCCGACGACCCGGTCGCGCCAGGCGCCGTCGGGGGCGAAGCCGGCGGCCTGCAGGAAGGCCAGGGACGTCTCGGCGTCGGCGCGCACCCAGGTCGTCACGGCCTCCAGCTGGTCGTTGCCGGCGCGCAGGGTGTCGACCGCGGCGTTGAGCAGGCGGGAGCCGTGGCCGGCGCCGCGGGCGTCGGGGTGCACGGCGCCGTCGTACACCATGCCGGTGCGCTCGGCGTCCACCCCGGGCTCCTCCTCGGCGGGTCCGAGCGCGACGTAGCCCACCACCTGCGGGCCGGCGCAGGCGACGAGCAGCCGGTGGCGCGTCGAGGGGGGCCGTTCCAGGGAACGGCGCCAGACGGCGGCGAACCTGGGGCCGGTGAGCTCCTCGAGCAGCTCCGGGGCGAGCACGCCGGTCAGCTCGGCCTGGTAGACCGTCGCCTGCACCAGTCCCACCGCCGGGGCGTCGCTGGGCCGGGCCGTGCGCACGCTGGCGTCGGCCAGCGGGCCGGGCGCCGCCGCGGCAGAACCACCCTCGTGCGGGTGGTGGTGGGTGTGCTCATGATGGTGCTCGCTCACCCCACCAGTCTCCCACCCGAGCCATGTGACAGTTGCACCGTCGTTCAACGCTAGAACTGTCACAAAGCGGGGGTTCTCTGGCACACTGGGGGTATGTACGGCAACGACTTCGGGCCCCGCGACGACGCAGCTGCGCCCCTGAACGCCGCGGAGACCCCCGAGTACCAGCAGGCTCTGGACGAGTACTTCAACGGACTCATCGACGAGGACTCGCGGATCGAGCCGCGGGACGCGATGCCCGAGGGCTACCGCAAGACGCTGATCCGGCAGATCGCCCAGCACGCGCACTCGGAGATCATCGGTATGCAGCCGGAGGGCAACTGGATCAGCCGCGCCCCCAGCCTGCGCCGCAAGGCCATCCTCATGGCCAAGGTGCAGGACGAGGCCGGGCACGGGCTCTACCTCTACTCCGCGGCCGAGACCCTCGGGGTGGACCGGGCCGAGCTGCTCGACAAGCTGCACACCGGCCGGCAGAAGTACTCCTCGATCTTCAACTACCCCACCCTGACCTGGGCCGACGTGGGTGCCATCGGCTGGCTGGTCGACGGCGCGGCGATCATGAACCAGGTCCCGCTGTGCCGCTGCTCCTACGGCCCCTACGCACGGGCGATGATCCGCGTGTGCAAGGAGGAGTCCTTCCACCAGCGGCAGGGCTTCGAGATCCTCTGGACCCTGTCGCAGGGGACGGAGAGCCAGCGCGCCATGCTCCAGGACGCCGCCGACCGCTGGTGGTGGCCCGCCCTGATGATGTTCGGCCCGCCCGACTCGGGGGAGAAGGCCAAGGAAGGTCACACGGCCCAGAACATGGCCTGGGGCATCAAGCGCTTCACCAACGACGACCTGCGGCAGAAGTTCGTCGACATGACCGTCCCCCAGGCGATCAAGCTGGGCATCACCCTGCCCGACCCGGACCTGCGCTGGAACGAGGAGCGTGGGCACTGGGACTTCGGCGAGATCGACTGGGAGGAGTTCTGGCGGGTGCTGGGCGGCGACGGCCCCTGCAACGCGCAGCGCATCGACACCCGGGTCGCCGCCCACGAGGAGGGCGCCTGGGTGCGGGAGGCGGCCCTGGCCTACGCCCGCAAGCAGAGCGCGCAGGAGGAGGTCGCGTGAGCACGACCTGGCCGCTGTGGGAGGTCTTCGTCCGTAGCCGGCGCGGCCTCAACCACGTGCACGCCGGATCCCTGCACGCGCCC containing:
- a CDS encoding AzlD domain-containing protein — its product is MTLWIAVIAACLLAWLVKLAGYLVPERVLQIPWVDRVVPLLTVALLSALVITQGFLDGDGLPVLDARAAGIGVALVLLLLRAPFLVVVAAAAATAALLRLWGG
- the paaA gene encoding 1,2-phenylacetyl-CoA epoxidase subunit PaaA, with the protein product MYGNDFGPRDDAAAPLNAAETPEYQQALDEYFNGLIDEDSRIEPRDAMPEGYRKTLIRQIAQHAHSEIIGMQPEGNWISRAPSLRRKAILMAKVQDEAGHGLYLYSAAETLGVDRAELLDKLHTGRQKYSSIFNYPTLTWADVGAIGWLVDGAAIMNQVPLCRCSYGPYARAMIRVCKEESFHQRQGFEILWTLSQGTESQRAMLQDAADRWWWPALMMFGPPDSGEKAKEGHTAQNMAWGIKRFTNDDLRQKFVDMTVPQAIKLGITLPDPDLRWNEERGHWDFGEIDWEEFWRVLGGDGPCNAQRIDTRVAAHEEGAWVREAALAYARKQSAQEEVA
- a CDS encoding SH3 domain-containing protein, which produces MDVPMVSRCPAPSRRLPRAASLGVAAAAMAAPLGVLPAQAAPAPQLPMTPLPTTPLGTTPQPATPLPATPGDTPETPEAPDTPQSPETPDAPASTVTRTVTTGANVRSGPGTQHRVVGGLAAGARVTGKYTGNGWFDLGNNRFVFADLLSGSAPAPTPPPAPAPPPGDTVTRTVTVASNVRSGPGTSHSIVGGLAAGAQVTGKYTSNGWFDMGNSRFVLGSLLSGSTPAPTPPAPNPPPGDTVTRTVTVGANVRSGPGTQHRVVGGLAAGAQVTGTYTSNNWFDMGNGKFVFGELLSGSAPNPPAPPAPTPPAPPAPPAPSPPPGDTVTRTVTTGANVRSGPGTNYSIVGGLTAGTQVTGKYTSNNWFDLGNNRFVFGELLSGGSTPPAPPAPPAPPAPPGAVTGAAVLEEAAKYAGIMYVWGGATPAGFDCSGYTQYVFGQLGISLPRTAAQQQAFATTTTDPRPGDLVFFGAPAYHVGIYAGDNMLWDSGRPGLPVQKRAIWPSGDVTFGKVPGVSN
- the rpsO gene encoding 30S ribosomal protein S15, encoding MANETAAKQDIIKEYATTEGDTGSPEVQVALLTHRIKELTEHSREHKHDHHSRRGLLLLVGKRKRLLRYLEQTDIERYRSLIKRLGLRR
- a CDS encoding polyribonucleotide nucleotidyltransferase, which gives rise to MEGPEITFAEATIDNGSFGTRTVRFETGRLARQAGGSVTAYLDDDTMLLSTTTASKHPKDHFDFFPLTVDVEERMYSLGRIPGSFFRREGRPSTEAILTCRLIDRPLRPTFAKGLRNEVQVVITVLSLNPEHQYDVLAINAASASTQISGLPFSGPIGATRVSLIDGQWVAFPNFSDAARSTFDMVVAGRVVGDDVAIMMVEAESTEATWDLVKNEGKQAPTEEVVAQGLEESKKFIKVLCDAQAQLAAEAAKEVQQFPRFLDYEDDAYAAVEEATSADLAEALQIGGKQERETRIDEIKIAMKGKLLGLQMPQDGDAAPSSVTEDAPFAGRDKEIDAAYRAVQKKLIRERILRDQVRIDGRGLKDIRALSAEVEVLPRAHGSAIFERGETQIMGVTTLNMLRMEQQLDTLSPVTRKRYMHNYNFPPYSTGETGRVGSPKRREIGHGALAERALMPVLPTREEFPYAIRQVSEALSSNGSTSMGSVCASTMSLLNAGVPLRAPVAGIAMGLVSAEVDGKTQYAALTDILGAEDAFGDMDFKVAGTREFVTAIQLDTKLDGIPAEVLGGALTQARDARLHILDVMNEAIDAPDEMSPYAPRVISVKVPVDKIGEVIGPKGKMINQIQEDTGADISIEDDGTVYIGATDGPSAEAARAAVNAIANPQMPEIGERFLGTVVKTTTFGAFISLLPGKDGLLHISEIRKLVGGRRIDAVEDVMSVGQKVQVELKEIDPRGKLSLAAVVEGDGTSDGNGDGNGNGGTQGDAGQTEAAVESDAPQTQAVEGHLPPAPEDVQDDAQGDAQVDEDSADSADSSESAENGSGSEEGQGGDRPRRQRRRRGGRGRGGNGGGEDQNEGGSDQE
- a CDS encoding AzlC family ABC transporter permease; amino-acid sequence: MTWWRTPAARQGVAVGLVGLYGVSAGALGVAAGLTVWQTVLTSVLLFSGGSQFAFYGVIGAGGNPVAAVATSTLLGLRNGFYGLELSRRLAPSPVLRPLTAHLTIDESTAVAVAQPDQRSTRIGFYTTGVVLFVVWNSMTLAGALAGEAMGDPRAWGLDAAAAAAFVALVWPRLKGRGPIGTAALAMVLTLVSAPFVPTGVEVLIGATAALALGLPRRAGPERDPAPVTRDAEAILAHEATRQEDRS
- a CDS encoding GNAT family N-acetyltransferase; protein product: MSEHHHEHTHHHPHEGGSAAAAPGPLADASVRTARPSDAPAVGLVQATVYQAELTGVLAPELLEELTGPRFAAVWRRSLERPPSTRHRLLVACAGPQVVGYVALGPAEEEPGVDAERTGMVYDGAVHPDARGAGHGSRLLNAAVDTLRAGNDQLEAVTTWVRADAETSLAFLQAAGFAPDGAWRDRVVGEDGRTTREVRLVAEV
- a CDS encoding PIG-L deacetylase family protein, with amino-acid sequence MTLETFPTDWQRALCIVAHPDDLEYGTAAAVAGWTDAGKQVTYLLVTRGEAGIATMEPARAAPLREQEERDGAREVGVEEVLFLEGFADGVIEADLDLRRALAREIRRARPELVTTLTHAETFAGGSLNQADHRAVGLAAIDAVAAAGNRWIFPELVSDGDEPWDGVRWVAVSAASDPTHEVDVTEHFDRAVASLEAHREYLAALGPDYPAPRDLLGEILAHPEHEGRYRWTARVHAR
- a CDS encoding Fpg/Nei family DNA glycosylase, translated to MPEGHTLHRLAHSLDDAFGGTQPQVSSPQGRFAEGAALLDGQLVERSWAHGKLLFVDFARGRTLYVHLGLIGKWFVLPVDPPGSEPPATGAVRLRVLGERHVADLRGPMACQVLDEEAVDALVDRQGPDPLQPVGESNDPDAAYRKISRSGKSLAELLMDQTVLAGVGNIYRCEVLWRHRLHPLKPGRSLKRASWQLIWDDLVMLMPWGVRTGAIITLDDVLEDTAAAWDRGERPQVPREFAVYKRDGMPCLRCGSVVRHKVVAGRNLFWCGGCQRRT
- a CDS encoding heparan-alpha-glucosaminide N-acetyltransferase domain-containing protein codes for the protein MAGAGAGPDGQRRGAGPDGRRGGAGPGSPPGHAVAAPRAGRLLSVDLARLVALLGMFASHLVLPLRADAPGGVDGLFQVVAGRSSALFALLAGVSLAIVTRDLHAAGRSTASGRTPSTSARRGPSTSAGSSGGPTSAGGRSGPASHRRRLLVRAAAVGTIGLLLGLLDSGIAVILVYYAVLFCCALPVLTWRAPALAALAVGWGLLSPLVSMLIRPALPPTTYQIPSLVSLRDPVRLLSELVVTGYYPVLTWATYLFAGLAVGRLLAPGGTALSDARVPARRGALLTLLGLTLAALPLAASRLITGSEQVRQVLVETSGSGSWETLAVDLRRGFYGVHPEGSPWWLGVWVPHSGSITDLAHTTGCALLVLGLCWWAVRLLPRLPWSLLAGAGAMTLTLYSLHVVVLGSPAGEPGRALARGSDSALALHVTLALAIGVVFAVLRRPGPVEQGVRWLTTSLAPPK